The region CGGACTGTTCGGAGCGAGCACGGGTGCCGCGGCGGCGCTGGTAGCCGCGGCCGAGCGGCCGGAGCACGTACCGGCGGTCGTCTCCCGCGGCGGCCGCGCGGACCTGGCGGGTCCGGCCCTTTCCCGCGTACGGGCGGCGACGTTGCTGCTGGTCGGCGGTCGCGACGAACAGGTGATCCAGTTCAACCAGCAGGCCCGTGACGCGCTCGGCGGGGCAGTGGAACTGCGGATCATCCCGGACGCGACCCACCTGTTCCCGGAGCCCGGCGCGCTGGAGCAGGTGGCCGACCAGGCCGCCGACTGGTTCGCCGAGCGCCTACCGAGCTTCGGCGCCGCGCCCTGACCGGCGGCCGTCACCGGACTCACGCCCCGGCCCGTTCGTCGCCGGGATTGGCGGGTAACCACTGGCATGCACATCGGAATCATCGGCGCCGGGAGCGTCGGCGCAACGCTCGCCCGTCGGCTCGCCGCGGCCGGTCACGAGATCGCCATCGCGAACGCGAGCGGCCCACAGAATCTTCGGGATCTGGTGGGCGAACTCGGACACCGCTCGCACGCGGTCAGCCCCTCGGAGGCGGCCCGGTTCGGCGATGTGGTGATCGTCGCCGTGCCGTTCGGCCGGTACGACGAACTGCCCACGGCGGAGCTGAAGGGCAAGCCCGTCATGGACACCGGGAACTACACGCCGGAGCGGGACGGGGAGTACCCGGACCTGGAGCAGGACAGGGTCACCTCCAGCGAGTTGGTGCAGCAGCACCTCCGCGGTGCGAACGTGGTCAAGGCGTTCAACACCCTGCACGCCGAGCACATGCGCGACCACGCCCGCCAGTCCTCGGCCCAGGAGCGCTACGGCATTCCGATGTCCGGGGACGACCCGAAGGCCAAGCGGGCCGTCGCGGACCTGATCGAGGAACTCGGCTTCCAACCGGTGGACGCCGGTGATCTGGCGGCGGGCGGCCGGAAGCAGCAGCCGGGCGGCATCACCTACGACGCCGACTTCACCGCCGACGAGCTGGTGGAGGCGTTGCGCCAGGACTCGTGAGCGGTCGCTCCGCCCGCTGCCCGGCTCGTGCTGCCGGCCGGCCCCGCTGGCACCTGTGGCTCGGTCAGGACGGGACCTCTCGGCCCTGTCGGAGTGCGGTGACGGTGTCGACCACCCGGTAGACCACGGCGGTCACCGGGACCGCGACGAAGGCGCCGGCGATCCCGCCGAAGAGCGTGCCGGCGGTGACCGCCACCAGGATCACGACCGGGTGCAGGCGTACCTGCCGTTTCATGATCAGGGGTTCGAGCAGGTTGCCCTCGGTCTGCTGTACGGCGATCACCGCCAGCAGGACGAGCAGCGCGGTGGTCGGTCCCTTCGCGGCGAGCGCTACCAGTACCGCGACACTGCCGGCGACGGTGGCGCCGATGATCGGGATGAAGCCGCCGAGGAAGGTCACCACCGCCAGCGGAAAGGCGAGCGGCACCCCGAGCAGGACGAGTGCCAGACCGATGCCGACGGCGTCGATCGCCGCGATCAGCACCGTCCCCCGGGTGTACGCGCTGAGTGTGTGCCAGCCGTTGCGGCCGGCCTGCACAAACGCCGGTCGGGACCGGTCGGAGACCCGGGACAGCACCCAGTGCCACATCGGGCGCCCGTCCTTGAGCAGGAAGAACAGCAGTACGAAGATCAGCAGTACGGCGCCCGCCACCTCGGCTGCCGTACGCGCTCCGGCCACCGGGTCCGGGGTCGATTCACGCAGGCCGTCGGTGGCCTGCTTGGTCCACTTGTCCAGCTGCTCGGGGCTGACCGGTAGCGAGCCGGTGATGAAGTCGCGGGTGCGGTCCAACCCCTCGTCCAGTTGCTTGCTGAGGCTGGAGAACTGGTCCGCGGTCAGCGTCCAGACCAGGTACGCGGCCCCGCCGATCACCGCCAGCAGGAGGAAGAGGGAGATCAGCGCGGCCAGCGCCGGGGGCAGGCGCAACCGGCGCAGCCGTACGGCCAGCGGGTCGAGCATCGCGGCCAGGAAGAAGGTCGCGGCGAGCGCGATGGTCAGCGGCGCGAGCCGGGAGGCGACCGTGGCGAGCAGGTAGATCCCGGCGGCGATGATCAGCAGGCAGGCGCTCCACACCACCGACCAGCGCAGGAACCAGGGCAGGCTGTCCCAGGTGCTGTGCACCCGCTCCTGGGCGCCCTGGATCCGCTCCAACCTGCCGTGGACCGGCTGCTGCCTGCCGTCGATCGGCTCCTGCGGGTCCGGCCCGGCCGGGTTGGCCCCGGCGGCGCCGGGATCGGGTGCAGCCGTGCCGTCAGACATGGTCGGCCCCCCGCTCAGTCGCCATGATCACGGTGACCCCTCTCGATGTCGGCGGAGAGGCATTACCCGGTCGGGAGGGTGTCGACACGTCTGGGCGGGGCGTCCAAAAGCCTACGTGATGAGCTGTTGATTCGTGTTTTGTCAGGAGATATCACGCGGAAGCCCGGTGCAGACAGCCTGATGGGGCTCCCGGCCAGTCGGGAGCCCCATCAGGGTTCGGGTCAGGGACGGCCGTCGGCGCCGCACTTGATGATCGGTCGGATGCAGTCCTGCACCCGCCGCGCCATCTCGTCCTCGGGCCAGGCGTTGAAGAAGTCCCCGTGCATCGTGTAGCCGGCTCCGGAGGCGAGCCGGAACCGGGCCGGGTCACCGTTTGCCGGGTAACGCAGCACCTGGCGCAACTTCGGTACGGGCACCGGGTGGGTGCTCGCGCACTCGCCGTTGACCGGGTACGCCATGTGGCTCTTGTGGTCGGGCGAGTCGAGGTCGACCCCGTTCCAGCACTGCGGGAAGTCCAGATACGACTCGATCATGCTGCCGGCGGGACAGTTCACGAAGTCCTTCGACGAGCCGACCTCGCCGTGGTGCAGACAGGACCAGCGGGAGTTGGTGGTCTCGTCCGGCGCGGTCGCCCTGGCGTTTCCGGCCACGATCCGCAGCCCCAGCGGTAGTGGCTGGATCCGGGCGATCACGTCGTCGCGTACGCCCTCGCCGAGGTAGTAGAACGTGGTGATCTCCGGCTCGACCGGCTGGTCGCTGACGTACAGGGTCGGCACCCAGTACGACGACTTGTCCACCGCCGGGTTGCAGTTGCTGTTCGCGTTGACCAGGTCGGGCAGCTCGGTGTGGGCGTTGGTGGCCTCACTGCCGAAGAAGCTGTGCATGTGCGAGGCGCCGGGCAGGCCCGGGAAGACGATCGGGTCGTCCGGCAGGCGGTGGCTGAACGGGCAGTCGGCGAGGAACTCCGACACCCGGACCGGTTCGGCGGCGGCGTCGGCCTTCGACACGGCGGCGGTGAGGTAGGCGCCCAGCAGCGCGACCATGGCGGCGAAGAGCAGGGCCAGGCGCAGTCGTGGCCGGGCGACGAGTGCGGATCTCCGGTGCATACGGAAACTCCTTGTGACTCACGGGTGGGATTTACGCGGTGAGTGGAAGCGGATCGAAGCTCACGGGCGGACCGGGTCGGCCGGACGCCGGGTGGCCGACCGGCGCGGCCGGCCACCCCACGGCGATCGGTTACTGGTAGACCCGTACGTAGTCGACGAGCATCCGGGACGGGAACGGTGTGGTGCCGTCCACCGGTCCGGGGAAGTCGCCGCCGACGGCGAGGTTGAGGATGATGTAGAACGGGTGGTCGAAGACCCACGGCCCGCGGGTCGCCTCGACGGTGGCCTTGCTGGCGTAGAAGACCGTGGTGCCGTCGAGCTTGAAGGTCATGCCCCGGCTGTCCCACTCGACGGCCCAGACGTGGTAGTCCAGGGACAGGTCCGCGCCGCCGGGTGCCGGGTACTTCTGGCCGTACCCGCCGCCGCCGTTGTACGCCGGTGCGTGCAGGGTGGAGTAGCCCTCGAAGGTGTTGCGGCCGAGGACCTCCATGATGTCGATCTCGCCGTTGTAGGGCCACGGGCGGCCGGTGAGGAAGTCGGCGCCCATCATCCAGAAGGCGGGCCAGAGTCCGTTGCCCTTGGGTACCTTGACCCGGGCTTCGACGCGGCCGTACTGGGTGGTGAACTTGCCGCCGGTGTTCATCCGGTGCGAGGTGTAGTCGCGTCCGCCGGCTGTTTCGCGTCGGGCCTCGATGACGAGGGAGCCGGTGCCGTCCATGTTGGCGTTGTTGTTGTTCGTGTAGTACTGGATCTCGTTGTTCTGTCCGGTGCCGGGGTCGATGGTCCACTTCGCCGGGTCGGGCTTGCTACCGGCGGCACCGTTGAACTCGTCACTCCAGATCAGCCGGGTGGCCGGGAACGTCGGGTCGGCCGGCTGCGCGGGCGGGGCGGTCGGGTTGCCGCCGGTGCCGTACACCTTGAACTCGTAGAGCGAGTAGCCGTACGGGCCCGAGCGAGCGGTGCCGTACATCCGGACGTAGCGGCCGGTGCCGGTGGCGTTGATCGTTTCCTTGAAGCCCCGACCGGTGGTGGTGGAGTAGATGGTGGTCCAGGTGGTCGCGTCCGGCGAGACCTGGATCTGGTACGCGGAGGCGTACGCCGGATCCCACTGAAGGACCACCTGGTTGACGGTGGCGGTGGCGCCGAGGTCGACGTAGATCCAGCCGGGGTCGACCCAACCGGTGGTGGAACTGGTCGCCCAGCGGCTGGCCGGGTCGAGGTCGAACGCCTTGTCCGGCGTGCACTCGAAGCAGTTCACGTCGCTCTGGTCGGTCGAGGCGACCGCCGGCTTGCCGTACGACAGCAGCCCTTCCTCGGCGGCGCTGGCGGTGCCCGGCGTGACGCTCAGATAGCCGCCGAGCAGGGCGAGTAAGGCGGTCAGTGAGACGATTCCGCGCCACCCACCGGTGCTGGAGCGTCGCGAACGAGACCGCCGAGCGTCGGCTGGAGGGGGCAGCGGGGTGCCGGGAGCAGTAGGAACCCGATCCATCAGTCCTCCTTCATGGAGTAGGACGAATGTCAACGAACCGTGGCGGATCAGTGACATCTGGATGAAGAGAGCGCTCCCTTGCAACCCACTCTTAACCGCACCGTGACAGCTGTCAATTCGAGGGGCGCTTGGAGAGCGCTCTCTGGGCCGGGGTAGCGCTCCCAGGCGTCAGCCGACGGACGGGCCGGCCGGGAGCATGCGGGGCCAGCAAAACGTCGGAATTGCCAGGTAGAGAGCGCTCCCGCAACAAACCGAGGTTGGTCGGTCACGAGGCTCCCGGGCGGGCTCCCCAGGTTCTTCGAAAAATTTCGCCGATATCGTCCTGCCCATGAGTACCGAACCCCCGTCCGGCGCGGACGTCCGCGCCAACACCGTGCCGGAGCTGACCGAGCGGCTGCGGACGTTCGTGGCCGAGCGGGACTGGCAGCAGTTCCACACCGCGAAGAATCTGGCCATGGCGCTGGCCGGTGAGGTCGGCGAGCTGGTCGCCGAGTTGCAGTGGCTCACCCCGGACGAGGCGGCCCGGGTGATGGATGATCCGACGGCCGGAGCGCGCGTACGCGCCGAGATCGGCGACGTGATGACGTACCTGACCCGGCTGGCCGACGTACTGGGCATCGACCTCGTGGCCGCCGCCCACGACAAGCTCGACGACTCGGCGCTGCGCTACACGGTCGAGCGATCCCGAGGCTCGGTCGCAAAGGCCCCGCCCACGCACCCGTCCGGTGACCCTACTGCCGGTTAGACAGTCGATGGGGCGGGCACGCATCATCTCTCGGGCCTGAACGTCCGGGACGACCGCGCGGGTCCACCGAAAAGCGGCCACCCGTACGGGTCGACAACACCAGGGCGGGCCCCTGTCGGACGTTGGTTGATCACACAAACGGTCATCGGCCTTATGGTCGTGCTCATTACCGGATTGTTTCCGCTGTCCACACCCCTGGCGGGTGCGCACCACTACCGCTCGTCGTCAGACTGCTACACGTCCATCGTGGTCTGCTTACTTCGACGTTAGTAGCTGGGAGTGAAATGGTGCGGAAATCGCGAGCCTTCTGGTCGGTCGGCAATCGCCGCGACATCCGACCGACCCGTTGGATGGTTGTTTTCGCCGCGGTCGGCCTGGTGGTGGCCTGCGGTCCGCAGCCCGCCTCCGAGGCTCTGCCCGGTGCGACCCCATCCGCAGACGAGCTGGTGACGGCGGTACCGACCGAGACTCCGTCCGCAGTGCCGGCGGACACCACGCAACCGCCGGCATCCGCGACCGCCGCACCGGTTCCGACGGCCGTACCGAAGCCGCCGAGGATCGAGAAGAAGACGGTTATCGAGACCAGGTCGATTCCGTTCACCACCAGGACCGTGAACGACGCGACCCTCGCCAAGGGCACCAAGAAGACGAAGACGAAGGGCGTCGCCGGGGTGAAGACACTCACCTACGAGGTGACCACGACCGACGGAAAGCAGACCGGCAAGAAGTTGATTCGCGAGGCGGTCACCAAGGCACCGGTTACGCAGGTGGTCGCCGTGGGCACCAAGGCGGCGAGCAAATGCGATCCGAACTACAGCGGATGCGTACCGATCGCCAGTGATGTGGACTGCGCGGGAGGCAGCGGCAACGGGCCCGCGTACGTGACCGGACCGGTGAAGGTGATCGGTGACGACATCTACGACCTCGACCGGGACGGCGACGGGTACGGCTGCGACTGACCTCCCGACGAACACGTCCGGCGCCACGGACTTACCGACGGGCGCCGGACGTTTCCATTTCAGCAGCGCAGTCGGGGCGGCAGGGCCACGTCGGGGCGGTCCCGGTCCAGGTAGGTCGACTCGGCGAAGGCGAGGAACCGGTACGCGTCAGCCGCGTTCGAGGCCAGCCCGAACGAAACCCGGATCGCGCCACCGGTCGGTACCCGCAGTACGTCGAGGTACTCGTCCACGGTCTTCGGGTTGCGCAGCAGTGCCCGCCCCAACCGCCACTTCGTGATCCCGAACGCGCCCTCGCCCGCCCCCGGATTGCAGAAGCAGCCCGTACGCAGGGAGAGGCCGGCGGCGGTCGACTCGGCCGCGACCAGTCGCTCGTCGACCGGGGTGCCGTCCGGGTGGAGGAAATTGAACGAGATGGTGCCGCCCCGGCGCTCGTTGGTCGCCGGGCCGTACACCCGGACCAGTGGCTCGCCGTTGCGGTGCCGTAGCGCGGTCAGGTTGCCCAACAGCCAGCCGGTCAGTGCGCCGACCCGGGCATGGATGACGTCGATCCCGATCGACTCGACCCAGTTCAGGCCGAACTCGACGTCGGGGATGCCGAGGAAGTTGAGCGTGCCGTCCTCGAACGCGGATTCGTCGTCCATCGACTCGTACCAGTCGCCCTGGACGCTGACCGCCCGGATGGTGCCGCCGGCGAACCACGGCCGGCGCAGTCGGGCCAGCGCGTCCCGGCGGGCGACCAGGGCGCCGATCCCGGTCGGGTAGCCGAACAGCTTGTACCAGCTCAGGCAGACGAACTCGGGCCGGACCGCGCCGAGGTCCAGCCGGTTCGTCGGTACGAAGGCGGCGGCGTCGAGCAGTACGTCGTACCCGTGCCGTTGGGCCAGTCCGACCCACTCCAGCGAGTGCTGCACCCCGCTGAAGTTGCTCTGTGCCGGAAAGGCGAACAGGCCCCGCCGCCGTCTCCACCGGCCGTTTCGCCGGGTCAGCGTTGCCTCCACATCGGACCGTTCTACCCGCAGCTCGGTGCCGCGTACGGGCACGTAACGGATTGCCCCGCCGGCGGTACGGGCGTACTCGCGGATGCCGTTGACCGAGTTGTGGTTGTCGGCGGTGAGCACCAGTGGTACCCCTCGCCCGAACGGGTACGCCTCGCCGACCAGCCGGCAGGCGCCGCTGGCGTTCGGGGTGAAGACGACGGCGTACTGCTCCGGGTCGGCGTTGAAGAAGGCGAGGATCGCCCGCCGGGCCGATTCGACCAGTGTGCCGGCCGCCACCGAGGTCGGGTTCTCCGAGTGCGGGTTGCTGTACAGGCCCGAGGTCAACCGTTGGTGGTGGGCGTCGATCTGGGCCCGTGCGGGCACACCTGCTCCCGCGTAGTCGAGGTAGACCTGCCCGTTGCGGTCGAGGTGGGCGTACTCGCCCGCGCGTAGTTCGTCGATCCGGCTGGTGCCGGCGTATGCCGGGTCGTCGGTCGCCAGCAGGTCAGGCCGCGGCGCCACGGGAGTCCCTCCGGGCCAGTACGGTCCACGCCGCGCCGAGGAAGGCGACCAGGAACCCGCCGAGGATCACCCAGTTCACCCAGACCGGTCGGGCGAAGCTGTCGCCGTAGCTGGCCAGCAGCGGCGGGCCGAGCGGGGACGCGCCGTCGTGCCAGATCCGTTCCACCTCGGCGGTGTGGCCCAGCCCCTCGAACGCCCACCGGTTGGACATGGCGTAGCTGAGCCACCGGCCCCCGGCGGCCATCTCCGGCACCGGCAGGATCGCCCCGACGAACAGCACCTGCGGGAAGCAGAGCATCGGCAGCAGCAGGGTCGCCTGGGCGGCGTCGGCCACCGACGCGGAGCAGAGCAGGCCGAGGGCGAGCGCGCCGGCCGAGGAGAGCAGCAGGGTGAGGTAGAGCGCGGCGAACGCGGCCCCGCCGGCGGCCGGCAGCCGGTCGATGCCGCGCAACACCCCGAGCAGGGCCAGGTCGACCAGGGCCAGCAGCGGCAGCAGCACCGCGACCTTGGCCAACAGGTACGGCCCGACGCGTACGCCGGCCAGCCGTTCCCGCCGGACGATCGGCAGCTCGGTGCAGATCTGGAGCAGCCCGTAGGTGAGCCCGAAGAAGAAGCCGCCGAACGCGATCCAGAACAGGATCATCACCATCACATTCGGGCTCGGGTCGGCCGGTTCGAACGCTCCGGGCCGGAACAGCAGCGCGAACATGCCGAGCACCATCAGCGGTGAGCCGAGCAGGATGGCCAGGGTGAGCCGGTTCCGCCCGACGATCTCCAGGTTGCGGGCGGTCAGCACGGCCCACTGGCGCAGCCGCCCCACCCGCTGCCGCGACCCACCGGTCCGTCCCGGCTCGCCGGTGTGCGTCGGCCGGTCGGCCGTTGCCGCCGTGGGGGCGGTGCGGGCATCAGCTTCGGGGCGGGCGGCGAACCGGTCGGGCCAGGTGCCCGGCTCCGGTTCCCCGTCCAGCCGCAGGTAGACCTCGGCGAGCGTGGCCACCCCGAAGAACTCCCGCGCCTCGCCCGGCGTGCCGGCGAAGGCCAGCGCCCCCTGCCGGGTCAGTACGACCACCCGGTCGCAGAACTCGACGTCGGTGACCTGGTGCGTGGTCAGTACGACCGTGGCGGCCGAGTCGGCCAGCCCGCGCAGTACGCGCAGCAGCTCGACCGCGATCGCCGGGTCCAGCCCGGAGGTCGGCTCGTCCAGGAAGAACACCCCGGGTCGGGTCAGCAGCTCGACCGCGATGCTGGCGCGTTTGCGCTCGCCGCCGCTGAGCCGCCCGACCGGTACCCCGGCCCGTTCGGTCAACCCCAGCTCGGCCATGACCTCGTGCACCCGTCGACTGAGCGCGGTCGGGTCGGTGCCCGGTGCCAGCCGGAGCCGGGCGGCGTACCGCAGGGTCCGTTCGAGCGGCAACTCGTGGTGGATGATGTCGTCCTGCGGCACGTAGCCGACGACGGCCGGTCCGTCGATCCGGTCGGTGTCGACGCCCGGCCGTCGGTCCACTGTGCCCGAGCTTGGCGGCCGTACCCCGGCCAGGGTTTCCAGCAGGGTCGTCTTGCCGGCACCGCTGGCGCCGATGATCGCGACCAGTTCGCCGGGCTCGATCGTGAGCGAGACGTCGAGCAGGGTCCGCCGACCGCCGCGGACGGTCTGGCTCAGCCGGGACGCGGTGATGCGTACCCCGGCCGGTGGTGCCGTGATCAGTTCGGAGGGGGTCATGTCCGTCGATTCCTGCGAGGGCTGTTCATTCACCGGTGTGACGAATATGGCACGTCATTCACATTTCGTCAGCGTCCATTTCAGTCGGATATCGGCGCCCTCGACGGCGACGCCGCCGGCCGTGGATCGGGCACGGGATATCGTTTGGCGTTGGCTCGCCCCGCCTCGGGGCGGCAGTCGAGGAGGAACCGACCGGTGGCGAGGACGAGGCGCCGTGCGCTGGTACGCGGCCACGGCCATCCCCGGATCCGGGCGACCCACGCCAAGACGCTGGAGTTCACCCACGACACCGAGGTGACCGAGCGGGCCACCTGTGTGGTCGGGGTGGCGGCCGTACTGGATCCGGCCGAGCTCGGCCTGCTGCGCGGTCGGGTGCGGTACACCGTCGAGGCGGCCGGTTACGAGGCCACCGGCGAGGCGACGATCAACCCCGACCATGCCGTACGCGACGGGTTGGTGCTGCGTCGCAGTCACCACAACGACCCCGGCACGTTGGCCGTGGCGGCCACCCTGACCGCCGAGGATCTCGACCGCGAGCTGGCCGCCGCGCTCACCGACCCGGCGACGGCGGTGACCCTGACCCTGGTCGAGGTGACCCCGCCCGCGCCGTTGGTCCTGCTCCGACCGGCCGGGTCGGCCGTACCCGCCGGCCGGCTCGACCTGCTCTGGCGGCACGCCGACGCGACCGTCGACCTGGTCGGCGTACGCGAGCCGGTGGCAGCGGCGGCGGTTGTCGAGCGGGCCGGGATCGTCGCGGTGACCCTGCCCGGCCCGGCGGACGGCTTGTCCACCCCGGCGCTCGGGTGGCTGTCCGCCGCCGCCGCCGGCACCGGTGCCCGGTTCGCGCTGCTGAACGCGCCGGGCGGCCCGGCCGAGGTGCTGTTCGCCGCCGGCCTGCCGCCGACCCCGGCGCTGTTGCTCGGCCGGGTGGACCGGCGGGCGGTACGTCGGCCGGAGGTCGAGGTGTCACTGCGTTCCGCGCTGGCGCCGACGGTGCTGGTGCTGCCGGTGGACGAGGTCGACGCGGTGCTCGAACACGTGGTCGCGGCGACCCCCGCGCGCCGGGTGGCCGTACCGGACGGGCAGTCGGATGTCGGCACCGCGATGCGCTGGACCACGGCCGAGCGCACCGGTGCCGCCGTACGCCGGCTCGGCCTGCCGGAGGTCACCGTCGTGCTGGCGTCCTCGCCGGCCACCGACCAGCCGGTCGATCTTGACGCCCTGGTCCGGGCGCTGGCCACCGCCGGGGTGTCGCCGCGCACGCTGAGCGAGGCGTTGGCGCCGTTCGGGCTGACCCGGCGCCGGGTGTACGACGCGCTGGGCCCGGACCGGTCGCCGGGCGGCCCGGCCGGTGCGCCCGTACGCACCTGACAGAATCGCCGGATGCAGGTCGTACAGGGTAAGCGCCTGGTCACGCCGGACGGCGAGGTTCTCGACGCGCTCCGGGGCGCGGCCAGCCGGGTGATCGTCGACGTCGGTACCGGTGACGCGCGCACCGCCTACCGGCTGGCCCGGTCCCAGCCGGACTGGCTGGTGATCGGGATCGATCCGGCCTGGCAGCGGATGTCGCCGACCAGCGTGCGTGCCGCCCGCAAGCCGGCCAAGGGCGGTGCGCCGAACCTGCTCCTGGTCAACTCCGCGATCGAGTCGGTGCCGGGTGAGCTGCACGGGATCGCCGACGAGGTGTCGGTGCTGATGCCCTGGGGCAAGCTGCTGCGCGGCATCGTGCACGGCGACCGGGACGTCTGCGCGGGGCTGCGGGCGGTGGCCCGGTCCGGCGCCACGCTCGACGTGACCGTCGGTACCAGCATTTGGCGGGACCCGGTGCCGTTGGAGATCCGCGAGCTGCCCGAACTCACCCCCGAGTACGTCGACGCGGTCCTCGCCGACCGGCTGGCCGACTGCGGCTGGAAGGTTACCGGGGCGGAGGTGATCAGTGGCGCCGAGATGGACCGGATGAGTTCCTCGTGGGCCCGCCGGCTCGGTTCGACCACCCCCGAGGTCGTGATCCACGTCCGGGCCGCCGCCGACGTACGGGACTGACCGGTTTCCTACGGTCGCACACCAGGTACGTCACGTCACCTGTCGATGGGTGAATGGTGGAACGTACGCCGACCAGGTGGGGGAGGGCAGCCGGCCCGCGGCCGTCCTCCACCTGGCGGTTGAGCTGGAGTCGAAGGCGCACACCTTCGAGATCGGAAGCGCCCGGACGCTTCTTGGCTGGCGGGTGAGTCGTCCTTCAACCTCCGGATGACACTGCGTAGCGGGTGGCGATCGCGGCGGCGCGGTCGTGCAGGGCGGTGCGCAACCACTGCGGGGCCAGGGCCTCCCCGCTGCTGGCGAGCTGCCACAGTGCCCATTCGGCATGTCTCGGATCCTGGAAGGTCACCTCCAGCCGCAGCCAGCCGTCTGCGTCGGCTTCTTCGGAGTGCACGGCCAGCGCGGTACGTACCAGGTCCTCACGCCGCGCGGCGGTGACCCGTACCAGCACGGTGACCGTGTCGCCGCCGGTCCGAAACCGGGTGCTGCGTTCCCGCCAGGCCCGGTCCAGATCGACCCGGTCCGGTCGCTGTGCGGGTTCGGCGAGTTCCTCGGCGGCCAGGACCCGGGACAGCCGGTAGGTGCGGTCCGCGCCGGACCTCATGGCCAGCAGGTAGCCCTGCTCGCGTACGGTGACCAGGCCGATCGGGTCCACCGTGCGCCACTTCGGGGGCTGGCCCACGGCCGCGTAGTGGATGCGCAGCCTGTGTCCGGCGAACACCGCGCGCCGGATCTCGGCCACCGTGCCGTACGGAACCTCCTCGGTGACCAGCCGGCGCGACAGCAGATCGGTCTCCGGGTCGATGAGCAGTCGCTCGACCGCGCCGATCGCGGTGTGTCGATGGCTGTCAGGCAGCGCGTCGACCACCTTGAGCATGGCCGACGCGAGTGCCGAGCCGAGACCGAACGCCTGCGCGCCGCGTCGCGATCCGGCGACCAGCAGGGCGAGCGCTTCGTCGTGGTTCAGCCCGGTAAGTTCGGTCTGAAAACCGGGCAGTAAAGCGAATCCGCCGTGCCGCCCGCGCTCGGCGTAGACCGGGACGCCGGCCGCGGACAGCGCCTCGATGTCGCGCAGCACGGTGCGGGTGGATACCTCCAACTCGCGGGCCAGTGTGGCCGCAGGCAGCAGACCGCGCTGGCGCAGCAGCAGCACCAGCGAGACCAACCGGTCGGCTCGCACCCGGAAATTGTGCCAGGAATACAAGACACAGGATGTCGTGTATTCGCTGAGAGGCTCACCGACACGTGGGTTCGGTTCCAGCGTGCCCACGCTTTCGACGAATGGAGCTGAGATGGCAGTGCAACGATCGGCGGTCAACCCGTGGGCCTGGTCGGTGGGGCTGGGGTACAACCAGGGCGAGGTCGTATCCGGGGACACCCGGACCCTGTACTGCTCCGGGCAGACCGCGATGAGCGGCGACGGCAAGCCCCGGCATGCCGGTGACATGGCGGCACAGGTGACGCTGAGTCTCGACAACCTGGAGGCGATCCTCGGCGAGGCCGGCATGTCCCTCGCGAACCTCGTCCGACTCAACGTCTACACCACCGACGTCGACCGACTCTTCGAGCACTACGGTGTGCTGACGTCGAGGTTGGGCGCGGCCGGCGTGGCACCGACCACCACGATGCTGGGGGTCACCCGGCTGGCGATCCCCACCCTGATGGTCGAGTTCGAGGGAACCGCCGTCGCCTGACTCGACCTCGCCGCCTCCGGTAGGGCTGCCGGTCGTACCGGGGGCGGCGAGCTCGGCGCGGATCCGGCGTGCGTTCGCTGCGGTGGACATCCGCTGTCCACCGCAGCCTGCTCGGGGGACGCCGGACATAGCGCGATTAATGGCTGCACT is a window of Micromonospora sp. NBC_01699 DNA encoding:
- a CDS encoding RidA family protein; protein product: MAVQRSAVNPWAWSVGLGYNQGEVVSGDTRTLYCSGQTAMSGDGKPRHAGDMAAQVTLSLDNLEAILGEAGMSLANLVRLNVYTTDVDRLFEHYGVLTSRLGAAGVAPTTTMLGVTRLAIPTLMVEFEGTAVA